The following are encoded in a window of Fusarium verticillioides 7600 chromosome 6, whole genome shotgun sequence genomic DNA:
- a CDS encoding N-acetyl-gamma-glutamyl-phosphate reductase, with protein MFSATSGAFRAGARRVAPRVARSNAKTAAPTALRSLNVNRTLSTTKALASLSGRDRTREIVAQTINSIGSRREGEQYLKLFTSVESQKFAVIKVGGAILSEYLDELCRSLAFLSGIDLYPVIVHGAGPQLNSLLESAGVEPQFEEGIRVTDAKTLGIARKLFLEENLRLINRLDELGVATRSISGAFTADYLDKEKWQYVGKITKVNKDAIEKSIEAGYIPVLTSMAESEDGHLLNVNADVAAAELARALEPLKVVYLSEKGGLYDGDGEKISVINLDAEFDHLMSQPWNRYGTRLKIRETKSLLDTLPRSSSVAIIHPSDLQKELFTDSGAGTLIRRGDKIQRVSSVNEIGDISKFKETLARDRQGLDAEATVERFVDHLKEKNFNAYYDDGMQCLAVVLPANEERPIATLATLNITKAGWLSNVAENVFAAVKKDHPSLVWTVSEEDENLTWFFEKADGTFNKNGNVLFYYGCDLRSEALIPIYEEFKAHGRAMFGDNLESRLRDAAKTTSETLNASQSRT; from the exons ATGTTTTCCGCCACTTCTGGAGCCTTCCGCGCTGGTGCCCGACGTGTCGCTCCCCGCGTCGCTCGCTCCAATGCCAAGACTGCCGCTCCGACTGCGCTCCGATCCCTCAACGTCAACCGAACCCTCTCTACAACCAAAGCCCTCGCTTCTTTGTCTGGCCGCGATAGGACCCGGGAGATTGTTGCGcagaccatcaacagcatTGGCAGCAGGCGGGAGGGCGAGCAGTACCTGAAGCTCTTCACCTCGGTTGAGTCCCAGAAGTTTGCCGTTATCAAGGTTGGCGGTGCCATTCTTAGCGAATACTTGGACGAGCTGTGTCGAAGCTTGGCATTCCTGAGTGGTATTGACCTCTATCCCGTGATAGTCCATGGAGCTGGTCCTCAACTGAATTCTTTGCTCGA GTCGGCTGGGGTTGAGCCCCAGTTCGAAGAAGGTATCCGAGTCACTGACGCTAAGACCTTGGGTATTGCTCGCAAGCTTTTTCTTGAAGAGAACCTGAGGCTTATTAACCGACTGGATGAACTTGGTGTTGCGACTCGATCGATCAGCGGTGCTTTTACAGCCGATTATCTTGATAAGGAGAAGTGGCAGTATGTTGGTAAGATTACCAAGGTCAACAAAGATGCTATCGAGAAGTCTATTGAGGCTGGCTATATCCCTGTCCTCACCTCAATGGCTGAATCTGAAGACGGCCATCTCCTTAACGTGAACGCTGACgtcgctgctgctgagcttgccCGTGCCCTGGAGCCCCTGAAGGTTGTTTATCTGTCAGAAAAGGGCGGACTGtatgatggcgatggcgagaagattTCCGTTATCAACTTAGATGCCGAGTTCGACCATTTAATGTCACAGCCCTGGAATCGCTATGGGACGCGACTTAAGATTCGTGAGACGAAATCCTTGCTCGATACACTCCCCCGCAGCTCATCCGTTGCTATTATACACCCCAGCGATTTGCAAAAGGAATTGTTCACCGACTCTGGTGCCGGTACCCTCATTCGTCGAGGAGACAAGATCCAGCGGGTTTCCTCTGTCAATGAGATTGGAgacatctccaagttcaaggagacTCTGGCCCGCGACCGCCAGGGACTTGATGCTGAGGCCACTGTCGAACGCTTTGTCGATCATCTTAAGGAGAAGAACTTCAACGCCTACTACGACGATGGAATGCAGTGTCTAGCTGTCGTCCTGCCAGCCAATGAGGAGCGACCGATTGCTACACTGGCTACTTTGAATATCACCAAGGCTGGATGGCTCAGCAACGTTGCGGAGAACGTCTTTGCTGCCGTCAAGAAAGATCACCCTAGCTTGGTCTGGACTGtcagcgaggaagatgagaaccTAACTTGGTTCTTCGAAAAGGCTGACGGAACATTCAACAAGAACGGCAATGTTCTTTTCTACTATGGATGCGACCTCCGATCTGAAGCTCTAATCCCCATCTAcgaggagttcaaggctcACGGCCGTGCTATGTTCGGCGACAACCTGGAATCTCGACTTCGAGATGCggccaagaccaccagcGAGACCTTGAATGCCTCTCAGAGCCGAACTTGA